One genomic region from Antedon mediterranea chromosome 3, ecAntMedi1.1, whole genome shotgun sequence encodes:
- the LOC140044283 gene encoding uncharacterized protein, whose amino-acid sequence MSSQLLSEGRSKTYCRECRRYLCHICNDAHKNIPACKNHKLHSVEDVRSMSVNEINAMHPPLCSVHNEPLTVFCKICNVAICIHCSIMDHKEWEGKDKHLTISIKDVFKTFKQTSAGLEREAKRCTAKLKDDLKVMTDCVKKLDENREKSLRGIENHVMELVTRIKESEDKLKSEVEAIYKIKRKTTDADIEDVTKTISYINTNINLLHHLGKGNEATAMLSATLTQPTGETIITEVKEDDNGDYTVIGICTSAWICKVDVRVNGEHIKKSPMTIMVEKKGLLNNIKIDKDVYDVVKYGDDCLLVSCLDNGVYKYKQTGKYIGKVTLSEGVSVYRMLLMNNGNIAFSDRGNKCITLCTMNGKVVKSFGKGQLTNHHGIHVDEASRVICLKLFDNEGIKVLVDEGDEDGKVMYPKRVVVDDNDNIIISSDRQKKKNICITVSLKCSFNVYTHWNT is encoded by the exons ATGTCTTCACAGCTTTTGTCT GAAGGTCGATCTAAAACCTACTGTCGGGAGTGCAGAAGATATTTGTGTCACATTTGTAATGATGCTCATAAGAATATTCCAGCTTGTAAAAACCACAAGTTGCATTCAGTGGAAGATGTTCGATCTATGAGTGTAAATGAAATCAATGCCATGCACCCGCCTCTGTGTTCTGTCCACAATGAACCTTTAACTGTGTTTTGTAAAATATGCAATGTTGCCATTTGTATACACTGTTCGATCATGGATCACAAGGAATGGGAAGGAAAAGACAAACACTTGACCATCAGCATAAAAGATGTGTTTAAAACGTTTAAACAGACGTCAGCAGGATTGGAAAGAGAGGCAAAAAGATGTACAGCTAAATTAAAGGATGATCTTAAAGTAATGACTGATTGTGTTAAGAAACTAGATGAAAACAGAGAAAAGAGTTTGAGAGGAATTGAAAATCACGTGATGGAATTGGTAACAAGAATAAAAGAAAGTGAGGACAAATTAAAAAGTGAGGTGGAGGCAATATACAAAATCAAGAGGAAGACAACTGATGCCGATATAGAGGATGTGACAAAGACGATATcgtatataaatacaaatatcaaTTTGCTCCACCACCTAGGGAAGGGCAATGAAGCAACGGCAATGTTATCCG CTACATTGACACAACCAACGGGAGAAACTATCATCACTGAAGTAAAAGAAGATGACAATGGTGACTATACTGTGATAGGTATATGTACAAGTGCATGGATTTGCAAGGTTGATGTTAGAGTTAATGGTGAACATATTAAGAAGTCACCAATGACTATTATGGTAGAGAAAAAAGgattattaaacaatatcaaaataGATAAAGATGTTTATGATGTAGTTAAATATGGAGACGATTGCTTGCTTGTTTCATGTTTGGACAATGGTGTTTACAAATATAAGCAAACAGGTAAATACATCGGTAAGGTTACACTATCAGAAGGTGTGAGTGTCTACAGAATGTTGTTAATGAACAATGGTAACATAGCATTCAGTGATCGTGGAAATAAATGCATCACATTATGCACTATGAATGGTAAGGTGGTTAAATCATTTGGTAAGGGACAGTTGACAAATCATCATGGTATTCATGTGGATGAAGCATCACGTGTAAT CTGCTTAAAACTATTTGATAATGAAGGTATTAAAGTTCTTGTCGATGAGGGCGATGAAGATGGTAAGGTGATGTACCCAAAAAGAGTAGTagttgatgataatgacaacATCATAATATCAAGTGACC
- the LOC140044284 gene encoding tripartite motif-containing protein 2-like produces MASGGGDLAKFLEDVDEKVLECQICFNRLTEPRTLTCLHSFCLSCLDNWLKKTNKVSCPICSKSYQIPEGGLKKLPPNTFLNNLLETIEHFSNTDQINCICGKEGQGKTYCQDCRQYLCKECSDHHKNIRACKNHKLHSVEDVRSMSVNEINAMHPPLCSVHNEPLTVFCKICKLAICIHCSIMDHKEWEGKDKHVTISIKDAFKTFKQTSTGLEREAKICTTKLNDDLKVMTDRVKKLDENRENSLRGIENHVKDLVRRIKESEDKLKSEVETMYKIKRKATDADIEDVTTTISYINTNTNLLQHLGKGNEATAILSGNDVITALDDRIKAIPKTKPDVNAEINFVKNNQQIASLKKDIGMVKTQRAADYLELRGAESMTLPTIDVKIIKTDERKIHANDLKATLTQPTGKTIIPEVKEDDNGDFTLIGRCRLTDAGICKVDVRVDGEHIKKSPMTIKVEKEGLLNTMKIDKYVYDVVKYGDDCLLVSCFDNGIYKYKESGKYIGKVTLSEGVRVYSMFLMNNGNIAFNDRGNKCITVCTLNGEVVKSFGKGELTNARGIHVDEASRGMYVANHDNVAMFNIESEKLIKKIALCNRPPEFSIAIISDVTLTRQGNIFVLYFNQSCLKLFDNEGTFIKVLVNKGRGDGKVKYPEGVVVDDNDNIIISSRHKLQLFSNSGKFIKRIDKADDGINYPQGLCIISHNPRRVAVANNGDETVKIFNY; encoded by the coding sequence ATGGCTAGCGGCGGCGGTGATTTGGCCAAATTTCTGGAAGATGTTGATGAGAAGGTTCTAGAGTGCCAAATATGCTTTAATCGACTCACCGAACCCAGAACCTTAACATGTCTTCACAGCTTCTGTCTGAGTTGTCTTGACAACTGGTTGAAGAAAACTAACAAAGTAAGCTGTCCAATTTGCTCCAAATCTTATCAGATTCCAGAGGGAGGTCTAAAGAAATTACCACCCAATACGTTTCTGAATAATTTGTTAGAAACAATTGAACATTTTTCAAATACAGATCAGATAAATTGTATTTGTGGAAAGGAAGGTCAAGGTAAAACCTACTGTCAGGATTGCAGACAATATTTGTGCAAAGAATGTAGTGACCATCATAAGAACATTCGAGCTTGCAAAAATCACAAGTTGCATTCAGTGGAAGATGTTCGATCTATGAGTGTAAATGAAATCAATGCCATGCATCCGCCTCTGTGTTCTGTCCACAATGAACCTTTAACTGTGTTTTGTAAAATATGTAAACTTGCCATTTGTATACACTGTTCAATCATGGATCACAAGGAATGGGAGGGAAAAGACAAACACGTGACCATCAGCATAAAAGATGCGTTTAAAACGTTTAAACAAACATCAACAGGATTAGAGAGAGAGGCAAAAATATGTACAACTAAATTAAATGATGATCTTAAAGTAATGACTGATCGTGTTAAGAAACTAGATGAAAACAGAGAAAATAGTTTGAGAGGAATTGAAAATCACGTCAAGGATTTGGTCAGAAGAATAAAAGAAAGTGAAGACAAGTTAAAAAGTGAGGTGGAGACTATGTACAAAATCAAGAGAAAGGCGACTGATGCCGATATAGAGGATGTTACAACGACGATATCGTATATAAATACAAACACCAATTTGCTTCAACACCTAGGGAAGGGCAATGAAGCAACGGCAATATTATCCGGTAATGACGTCATCACAGCACTGGACGATAGGATCAAGGCAATACCTAAAACAAAACCTGATGTTAATGCTGAGATTAACTTTGTGAAAAACAATCAACAAATCGCTTCATTGAAGAAGGATATTGGAATGGTTAAAACACAGAGGGCAGCAGACTATTTAGAATTAAGAGGAGCTGAGAGTATGACATTGCCAACAattgatgttaaaataataaaaactgatGAACGTAAAATACATGCAAATGACTTAAAAGCTACATTGACACAACCAACAGGAAAAACTATTATCCCTGAAGTAAAAGAAGATGACAATGGTGACTTTACTCTGATAGGTAGATGTAGGCTTACAGATGCAGGGATTTGCAAGGTTGATGTTAGAGTTGACGGTGAACACATTAAGAAGTCACCAATGACTATTAAAGTAGAGAAAGAAGGATTATTAAACACTAtgaaaatagataaatatgttTATGATGTAGTTAAATATGGAGACGATTGCTTGCTTGTTTCATGTTTCGACAACGGCATTTACAAATACAAAGAATCAGGTAAATACATTGGTAAGGTTACACTATCAGAAGGTGTGCGTGTCTACAGCATGTTCCTAATGAACAATGGTAATATAGCATTCAATGATCGTGGTAACAAATGCATCACAGTATGCACTTTGAATGGTGAGGTGGTTAAATCATTTGGTAAGGGAGAGTTGACAAATGCACGTGGTATTCATGTAGATGAAGCATCACGTGGCATGTATGTAGCTAATCACGATAATGTAGCCATGTTTAATATTGAAAGTGAAAAACTGATTAAGAAAATAGCACTATGTAATAGGCCTCCCGAGTTTTCAATTGCTATCATCAGTGATGTCACCCTTACAAGACAAGGAAACATTTTTGtactttactttaaccaaagcTGCTTAAAACTATTTGACAATGAAGGAACGTTTATTAAAGTTCTTGTGAATAAGGGTCGTGGAGATGGTAAGGTGAAGTACCCAGAAGGAGTAGTagttgatgataatgacaacATCATAATATCAAGTAGGCATAAACTACAGCTATTTAGTAATAGTGGAAAGTTCATTAAAAGGATTGATAAAGCAGACGATGGAATCAACTATCCTCAAGGATTATGCATCATATCTCACAATCCACGTAGAGTAGCAGTGGCAAATAATGGAGACGAAACAGtgaaaatattcaattattaa